Proteins encoded together in one Oryzias latipes chromosome 11, ASM223467v1 window:
- the atp9b gene encoding probable phospholipid-transporting ATPase IIB isoform X2 has product MADGIPLNPMRKNSKRLPYYYSAGLPRFSVEDDSSILDEMPLMMSEEAFENEESDYQTLPRARLAQRRRGLGWLLLGAWKLLCGSCCDCLLRLCRRRKELKARTVWLGCPEKCEEKYSKNIIKNQKYNILTFVPGVLYQQFKFFLNLYFLVVACSQFVPSLKIGYLYTYWAPLGFVLAVTMVREAVDEVRRCRRDTDMNSQLYSKLTVRGKIQVKSSDIQVGDLIIVEKNQRIPADMVFLRTSEKTGACFIRTDQLDGETDWKLKVAVGCTQRLPAVGDLFSIKAFVFAQKPQLDIHSFEGNFTREDSDPQIQESLSIENTLWASTVVASGTVIGVVIYTGKETRSVLNTSSAKNKVGLLDLELNRLTKALFLAQVVLSIVMVALQGFVGPWFRNLFRFVVLFSYIIPISLRVNLDMGKSAYGWMIMKDESIPGTVVRTSTIPEELGRLVYLLTDKTGTLTQNEMVFKRLHLGTVSYGADTMDEIQSHIVRSYGQVTHQASSSTTGGTTPSGKSQTAGPRVRKSVSSRIHEAVKAIALCHNVTPVYESHGNGETESAEADQDFTDDNRTYQASSPDEVALVRWTESVGLTLVNRDLTSLQLKTPSGQILSFHILQIFPFTSESKRMGIIVREESTGEITFYMKGADVAMASIVQYNDWLEEECGNMAREGLRTLVVAKKSLSEEQYQDFESRYSQAKLSLHDRALKVAAVVESLEREMELLCLTGVEDQLQADVRPTLELLRNAGIKIWMLTGDKLETATCIAKSSHLVSRSQDIHVFRSVSNRGEAHLELNAFRRKHDCALVISGDSLEVCLRYYEHEFVELACQCPAVVCCRCSPTQKAQIVTLLQQHTANRTCAIGDGGNDVSMIQAADCGIGIEGKEGKQASLAADFSITQFRHVGRLLMVHGRNSYKRSAALGQFVMHRGMIISTMQAVFSSVFYFASVPLYQGFLMVGYATIFTMFPVFSLVLDQDVKPEMALLYPELYKDLTKGRSLSFKTFLIWVLISIYQGGILMYGALLLFESEFVHVVAISFTALILTELLMVALTVRTWHWLMVVAELFSLACYLASLAFLSEYFGTGRLSAKTLLDRSYITTWPFLWKVSAITLVSCLPLYIIKYLKRKFSPPSYSKLSS; this is encoded by the exons atTCTCTGTAGAAGATGATTCATCCATCCTGGATGAGATGCCTCTGATGATGTCGGAGGAAGCCTTTGAGAACGAAGAAAGCGACTACCAGACGCTGCCGCGGGCCCGGCTGGCCCAGAGGCGACGGGGCCTGGGCTGGCTCCTGCTTGGGGCGTGGAAGCTGCTCTGTGGCAG CTGCTGCGACTGTCTGCTTCGTCTGTGTCGGAGGAGGAAGGAGCTGAAGGCCCGCACCGTGTGGCTCGGCTGCCCGGAGAAATGCGAAGAGAAGTACTCCAAGAACATCATCAAAAACCAGAAGTATAACATCCTCACCTTCGTGCCTGGG GTCCTCTATCAACAGTTCAAGTTCTTCCTCAACCTCTACTTCCTGGTGGTGGCCTGCTCCCAATTTGTACCATCACTGAAAATAGGATATTTGTACACATACTGGGCCCCTCTG GGTTTTGTGCTGGCCGTTACTATGGTGAGGGAGGCGGTGGACGAGGTGCGGCGCTGTCGGCGGGACACAGACATGAACTCTCAGCTGTACAGCAAGTTGACCGTAAGAG GTAAAATTCAGGTGAAAAGTTCAGACATACAAGTTGGAGACCTGATTATTGTTGAAAAG AACCAGAGGATTCCTGCAGACATGGTTTTCCTGAGAACGTCTGAGAAGACAG GTGCCTGCTTCATTCGAACAGATCAGCTGGATGGGGAAACTGACTGGAAGCTGAAGGTGGCCGTTGGCTGCACACAGCGCCTACCGGCGGTGGGG GACCTGTTCTCCATCAAAGCTTTTGTCTTTGCCCAGAAGCCTCAGCTGGACATTCACAGCTTCGAGGGGAACTTCACGCGG GAGGACTCGGACCCTCAGATCCAAGAGAGCCTCAGCATCGAGAACACCCTGTGGGCCAGCACGGTTGTGGCATCTG GAACAGTGATCGGGGTGGTGATCTACACGGGGAAGGAGACCCGCAGCGTCCTCAACACCTCCTCCGCCAAGAACAAG GTCGGCCTTCTGGACCTAGAGCTGAACCGCCTCACCAAAGCCCTGTTCTTGGCCCAGGTGGTTCTCTCCATCGTCATGGTTGCGCTGCAAGGATTTGTGGGTCCTTGGTTCAGAAACCTCTTCCGATTTGTGGTGCTGTTTTCCTACATCATCCCCATCAG TTTGCGGGTCAACTTGGACATGGGGAAGTCTGCGTACGGCTGGATGATCATGAAAGACGAGAGCATCCCTGGTACTGTGGTCAGAACCAGCACCATCCCAGAGGAACTGGGCCGACTGGTCTACCTGCTGACAGACAAAACTG GGACTCTGACACAAAATGAGATGGTGTTCAAGCGGCTGCACTTGGGAACGGTGTCGTACGGGGCGGACACCATGGATGAGATCCAGAGCCACATCGTGCGGTCTTACGGACAG GTGACCCATCAAGCAAGTTCCTCTACAACAGGCGGCACCACACCGTCAGGGAAGAGCCAGACAGCGGGCCCCAGAGTCCGTAAGAGTGTCAGCAGCCGCATCCACGAAGCTGTGAAGGCCATCGCCTTGTGCCACAACGTGACTCCTGTGTACGAGTCGCACGGGAACGGGGAGACGGAGTCCGCAGAGGCCGACCAGGACTTCACTGATGACAACCGCACCTACCAGGCCTCCAGTCCAGATGAG GTGGCGCTGGTCCGGTGGACAGAGAGCGTCGGCCTGACTCTGGTCAACAGAGACCTGACCTCCCTCCAGCTGAAGACTCCATCTGGACAGATCCTCTCCTTTCACATCCTGCAGATCTTCCCCTTCACCTCAGAGAGCAAAAGGATGGGCATCATTGTCCGG GAGGAGTCCACAGGAGAAATCACTTTCTACATGAAAGGGGCTGACGTTGCCATGGCGAGCATCGTTCAGTACAATGACTGGCTGGAAGAGGAG TGTGGGAACATGGCCAGGGAGGGCCTGAGAACTCTAGTGGTGGCCAAGAAGTCTCTGTCTGAGGAGCAGTATCAGGACTTTGAG AGCCGCTACAGTCAGGCCAAGCTGAGCCTCCACGACCGCGCGCTGAAGGTGGCAGCGGTGGTGGAGAGTCTGGAGAGGGAGATGGAGCTTCTGTGTCTGACTGGAGTGGAGGACCAGCTGCAGGCGGACGTGAGGCCCACTCTGGAGCTGCTGAGGAACGCCGGCatcaag ATCTGGATGCTGACAGGAGACAAGCTGGAAACAGCGACATGCATCGCCAAAAGCTCCCATTTGGTGTCCAGGAGCCAGGACATCCACGTCTTCAGATCG GTGTCAAACCGAGGGGAGGCCCACCTGGAGCTCAATGCCTTCAGGAGGAAGCATGACTGTGCTCTGGTCATCTCTGGAGACTCCTTGGAG GTGTGCCTGCGGTATTACGAGCACGAGTTCGTGGAGTTGGCCTGTCAGTGTCCGGCGGTGGTCTGCTGCCGCTGCTCCCCCACGCAGAAGGCCCAGATCGTCacgctgctgcagcagcacacGGCCAACAGAACCTGCGCCATTG GCGACGGCGGAAACGATGTCAGCATGATCCAGGCGGCCGACTGCGGCATCGGCATCGAAGGAAAG GAGGGGAAGCAGGCGTCCCTGGCTGCAGACTTCTCCATCACACAGTTCAGACATGTGGGCCGCCTCCTCATGGTTCACGGCAGGAACAGCTACAAGCGCTCAGCGGCGCTCGGCCAGTTCGTCATGCACAGAGGGATGATCATCTCCACCATGCAG GCAGTCTTCTCCTCTGTTTTCTACTTCGCCTCTGTGCCTCTGTACCAGGGCTTCCTCATGGTTGG GTACGCCACCATCTTCACCATGTTCCCCGTCTTCTCCTTGGTTTTGGATCAAGACGTGAAACCGGAGATGGCTCTGCTTTACCCGGAGCTTTACAAAGACCTGACCAAG GGCCGGTCGCTGTCCTTCAAGACTTTCCTCATCTGGGTCTTGATCAGCATCTATCAAG GTGGCATTTTGATGTACGGCGCGCTGCTGCTGTTTGAGTCGGAGTTTGTGCACGTGGTGGCCATCTCCTTCACGGCACTCATCCTGACCGAGCTCCTGATGGTGGCGCTGACGGTGCGCACGTGGCACTGGCTTATGGTGGTGGCCGAGCTCTTTAGCTTGGCCTGCTACCTCGCCTCGCTCGCCTTCCTCAGCGAGTACTTCG GCACAGGCAGGTTGTCCGCCAAAACTTTGCTTG ATCGCTCCTACATCACCACCTGGCCTTTCCTGTGGAAGGTGTCTGCCATCACACTTGTCAGCTGTCTTCCTCTCTACATCATCAAATACCTAAAGCGCAAGTTCTCGCCCCCCAGCTACTCCAAGCTGTCCTCCTGA
- the atp9b gene encoding probable phospholipid-transporting ATPase IIB isoform X4, translated as MADGIPLNPMRKNSKRLPYYYSAGLPRFSVEDDSSILDEMPLMMSEEAFENEESDYQTLPRARLAQRRRGLGWLLLGAWKLLCGSCCDCLLRLCRRRKELKARTVWLGCPEKCEEKYSKNIIKNQKYNILTFVPGVLYQQFKFFLNLYFLVVACSQFVPSLKIGYLYTYWAPLGFVLAVTMVREAVDEVRRCRRDTDMNSQLYSKLTVRGKIQVKSSDIQVGDLIIVEKNQRIPADMVFLRTSEKTGACFIRTDQLDGETDWKLKVAVGCTQRLPAVGDLFSIKAFVFAQKPQLDIHSFEGNFTREDSDPQIQESLSIENTLWASTVVASGTVIGVVIYTGKETRSVLNTSSAKNKVGLLDLELNRLTKALFLAQVVLSIVMVALQGFVGPWFRNLFRFVVLFSYIIPISLRVNLDMGKSAYGWMIMKDESIPGTVVRTSTIPEELGRLVYLLTDKTGTLTQNEMVFKRLHLGTVSYGADTMDEIQSHIVRSYGQVTHQASSSTTGGTTPSGKSQTAGPRVRKSVSSRIHEAVKAIALCHNVTPVYESHGNGETESAEADQDFTDDNRTYQASSPDEVALVRWTESVGLTLVNRDLTSLQLKTPSGQILSFHILQIFPFTSESKRMGIIVREESTGEITFYMKGADVAMASIVQYNDWLEEECGNMAREGLRTLVVAKKSLSEEQYQDFESRYSQAKLSLHDRALKVAAVVESLEREMELLCLTGVEDQLQADVRPTLELLRNAGIKIWMLTGDKLETATCIAKSSHLVSRSQDIHVFRSVSNRGEAHLELNAFRRKHDCALVISGDSLEVCLRYYEHEFVELACQCPAVVCCRCSPTQKAQIVTLLQQHTANRTCAIGDGGNDVSMIQAADCGIGIEGKEGKQASLAADFSITQFRHVGRLLMVHGRNSYKRSAALGQFVMHRGMIISTMQAVFSSVFYFASVPLYQGFLMVGYATIFTMFPVFSLVLDQDVKPEMALLYPELYKDLTKGRSLSFKTFLIWVLISIYQGGILMYGALLLFESEFVHVVAISFTALILTELLMVALTVRTWHWLMVVAELFSLACYLASLAFLSEYFDRSYITTWPFLWKVSAITLVSCLPLYIIKYLKRKFSPPSYSKLSS; from the exons atTCTCTGTAGAAGATGATTCATCCATCCTGGATGAGATGCCTCTGATGATGTCGGAGGAAGCCTTTGAGAACGAAGAAAGCGACTACCAGACGCTGCCGCGGGCCCGGCTGGCCCAGAGGCGACGGGGCCTGGGCTGGCTCCTGCTTGGGGCGTGGAAGCTGCTCTGTGGCAG CTGCTGCGACTGTCTGCTTCGTCTGTGTCGGAGGAGGAAGGAGCTGAAGGCCCGCACCGTGTGGCTCGGCTGCCCGGAGAAATGCGAAGAGAAGTACTCCAAGAACATCATCAAAAACCAGAAGTATAACATCCTCACCTTCGTGCCTGGG GTCCTCTATCAACAGTTCAAGTTCTTCCTCAACCTCTACTTCCTGGTGGTGGCCTGCTCCCAATTTGTACCATCACTGAAAATAGGATATTTGTACACATACTGGGCCCCTCTG GGTTTTGTGCTGGCCGTTACTATGGTGAGGGAGGCGGTGGACGAGGTGCGGCGCTGTCGGCGGGACACAGACATGAACTCTCAGCTGTACAGCAAGTTGACCGTAAGAG GTAAAATTCAGGTGAAAAGTTCAGACATACAAGTTGGAGACCTGATTATTGTTGAAAAG AACCAGAGGATTCCTGCAGACATGGTTTTCCTGAGAACGTCTGAGAAGACAG GTGCCTGCTTCATTCGAACAGATCAGCTGGATGGGGAAACTGACTGGAAGCTGAAGGTGGCCGTTGGCTGCACACAGCGCCTACCGGCGGTGGGG GACCTGTTCTCCATCAAAGCTTTTGTCTTTGCCCAGAAGCCTCAGCTGGACATTCACAGCTTCGAGGGGAACTTCACGCGG GAGGACTCGGACCCTCAGATCCAAGAGAGCCTCAGCATCGAGAACACCCTGTGGGCCAGCACGGTTGTGGCATCTG GAACAGTGATCGGGGTGGTGATCTACACGGGGAAGGAGACCCGCAGCGTCCTCAACACCTCCTCCGCCAAGAACAAG GTCGGCCTTCTGGACCTAGAGCTGAACCGCCTCACCAAAGCCCTGTTCTTGGCCCAGGTGGTTCTCTCCATCGTCATGGTTGCGCTGCAAGGATTTGTGGGTCCTTGGTTCAGAAACCTCTTCCGATTTGTGGTGCTGTTTTCCTACATCATCCCCATCAG TTTGCGGGTCAACTTGGACATGGGGAAGTCTGCGTACGGCTGGATGATCATGAAAGACGAGAGCATCCCTGGTACTGTGGTCAGAACCAGCACCATCCCAGAGGAACTGGGCCGACTGGTCTACCTGCTGACAGACAAAACTG GGACTCTGACACAAAATGAGATGGTGTTCAAGCGGCTGCACTTGGGAACGGTGTCGTACGGGGCGGACACCATGGATGAGATCCAGAGCCACATCGTGCGGTCTTACGGACAG GTGACCCATCAAGCAAGTTCCTCTACAACAGGCGGCACCACACCGTCAGGGAAGAGCCAGACAGCGGGCCCCAGAGTCCGTAAGAGTGTCAGCAGCCGCATCCACGAAGCTGTGAAGGCCATCGCCTTGTGCCACAACGTGACTCCTGTGTACGAGTCGCACGGGAACGGGGAGACGGAGTCCGCAGAGGCCGACCAGGACTTCACTGATGACAACCGCACCTACCAGGCCTCCAGTCCAGATGAG GTGGCGCTGGTCCGGTGGACAGAGAGCGTCGGCCTGACTCTGGTCAACAGAGACCTGACCTCCCTCCAGCTGAAGACTCCATCTGGACAGATCCTCTCCTTTCACATCCTGCAGATCTTCCCCTTCACCTCAGAGAGCAAAAGGATGGGCATCATTGTCCGG GAGGAGTCCACAGGAGAAATCACTTTCTACATGAAAGGGGCTGACGTTGCCATGGCGAGCATCGTTCAGTACAATGACTGGCTGGAAGAGGAG TGTGGGAACATGGCCAGGGAGGGCCTGAGAACTCTAGTGGTGGCCAAGAAGTCTCTGTCTGAGGAGCAGTATCAGGACTTTGAG AGCCGCTACAGTCAGGCCAAGCTGAGCCTCCACGACCGCGCGCTGAAGGTGGCAGCGGTGGTGGAGAGTCTGGAGAGGGAGATGGAGCTTCTGTGTCTGACTGGAGTGGAGGACCAGCTGCAGGCGGACGTGAGGCCCACTCTGGAGCTGCTGAGGAACGCCGGCatcaag ATCTGGATGCTGACAGGAGACAAGCTGGAAACAGCGACATGCATCGCCAAAAGCTCCCATTTGGTGTCCAGGAGCCAGGACATCCACGTCTTCAGATCG GTGTCAAACCGAGGGGAGGCCCACCTGGAGCTCAATGCCTTCAGGAGGAAGCATGACTGTGCTCTGGTCATCTCTGGAGACTCCTTGGAG GTGTGCCTGCGGTATTACGAGCACGAGTTCGTGGAGTTGGCCTGTCAGTGTCCGGCGGTGGTCTGCTGCCGCTGCTCCCCCACGCAGAAGGCCCAGATCGTCacgctgctgcagcagcacacGGCCAACAGAACCTGCGCCATTG GCGACGGCGGAAACGATGTCAGCATGATCCAGGCGGCCGACTGCGGCATCGGCATCGAAGGAAAG GAGGGGAAGCAGGCGTCCCTGGCTGCAGACTTCTCCATCACACAGTTCAGACATGTGGGCCGCCTCCTCATGGTTCACGGCAGGAACAGCTACAAGCGCTCAGCGGCGCTCGGCCAGTTCGTCATGCACAGAGGGATGATCATCTCCACCATGCAG GCAGTCTTCTCCTCTGTTTTCTACTTCGCCTCTGTGCCTCTGTACCAGGGCTTCCTCATGGTTGG GTACGCCACCATCTTCACCATGTTCCCCGTCTTCTCCTTGGTTTTGGATCAAGACGTGAAACCGGAGATGGCTCTGCTTTACCCGGAGCTTTACAAAGACCTGACCAAG GGCCGGTCGCTGTCCTTCAAGACTTTCCTCATCTGGGTCTTGATCAGCATCTATCAAG GTGGCATTTTGATGTACGGCGCGCTGCTGCTGTTTGAGTCGGAGTTTGTGCACGTGGTGGCCATCTCCTTCACGGCACTCATCCTGACCGAGCTCCTGATGGTGGCGCTGACGGTGCGCACGTGGCACTGGCTTATGGTGGTGGCCGAGCTCTTTAGCTTGGCCTGCTACCTCGCCTCGCTCGCCTTCCTCAGCGAGTACTTCG ATCGCTCCTACATCACCACCTGGCCTTTCCTGTGGAAGGTGTCTGCCATCACACTTGTCAGCTGTCTTCCTCTCTACATCATCAAATACCTAAAGCGCAAGTTCTCGCCCCCCAGCTACTCCAAGCTGTCCTCCTGA